One genomic segment of Pagrus major chromosome 13, Pma_NU_1.0 includes these proteins:
- the LOC141006961 gene encoding claudin-7-B-like, whose product MANKGLQILGFALALLGLIGLIIGTILPQWKMSAYVGDNIITAIAMYEGLWMSCAFQSTGQIQCKVYDSILQLNSALQATRALMIVSIIVTVAGLGVACMGMKCTNCGGDDKTRKSRIAMTGGIIILIGSLCSIIACSWYAHDIIRAFYDPFTPVNTKYEFGSAIFIAWAGAFLAVIGGGMLAASCPRGKPSPKYPISRPPSSKEYV is encoded by the exons atggccAACAAGGGTCTGCAGATTTTGGGATTCGCCCTGGCCCTCCTGGGTTTAATTGGATTGATAATTGGCACAATTTTGCCCCAGTGGAAGATGTCTGCGTATGTCGGGGACAACATCATCACAGCTATAGCCATGTACGAGGGGCTGTGGATGTCCTGCGCCTTCCAGAGCACAGGACAAATCCAGTGCAAAGTCTACGACTCAATCCTGCAGCTCAACA GTGCCCTCCAGGCAACCCGCGCCCTCATGATTGTCAGCATTATTGTAACGGTGGCAGGCCTGGGCGTAGCCTGCATGGGAATGAAGTGCACCAACTGTGGAGGAGATGACAAGACACGCAAGTCTCGCATTGCAATGACCGGAGGCATTATCATCCTGATTGGAT CTTTGTGCTCCATTATCGCCTGCTCTTGGTACGCTCACGACATCATCCGGGCCTTCTATGACCCATTCACCCCCGTCAATACCAA GTATGAGTTTGGTTCCGCCATCTTCATCGCATGGGCTGGAGCTTTCCTGGCTGTAATTGGAGGTGGCATGCTGGCAGCATCCTGCCCAAGGGGGAAACCCTCGCCGAAGTACCCCATCTCCAGACCCCCCAGCAGCAAGGAATACGTTTGA
- the npm1a gene encoding nucleophosmin 1a: MNGLDEETMAPQTFLYGCMLEAGKEVVFNPEDDDFEHQLDLRMACVDASTKDELHMVEVEGQDTEGQKIKAALVSLKPSTLPSVCLGGFTITPPAVFRLKSGSGPIHISGQHLVMMEADQSFEEDDDDDDEEEEEDVRTSKKRPASSPAIKSQKKMKMDMEEDDDDDDEDDDEDDDDEDDDEDDEDEESKDEESPVKAKQTPSKKAPAQNGKSSKPNTPAKAQAKTPKGKGEKSPKAPPTPKAELSLPEIKAKILESVKKGVTLPKIQPKFENFVKHGYRVSDTKVVLELWKWRQTVKDAK; the protein is encoded by the exons ATGAACGGTTTAGACGAGGAAACGATGGCGCCACAGACCTTTCTTTACG GTTGCATGCTGGAAGCTGGGAAGGAGGTGGTGTTCAACCCTGAGGACGATGACTTTGAGCATCAGCTAGATCTACGGATG GCCTGTGTGGATGCCAGCACGAAAGATGAACTTCACATGGTGGAGGTAGAAGGACAAGACACAGAGGGTCAGAAAATCAAGGCAGCACTGGTCTCACTGAAGCCCTCTACCCTGCCAAGT GTGTGCCTTGGTGGTTTCACAATCACACCCCCAGCAGTTTTCCGTCTGAAGTCGGGTTCTGGTCCAATCCATATCAGTGGACAACACCTTGTCA TGATGGAGGCGGATCAGTCCTTTGAGGAAGATGATGACGACgacgatgaagaggaggaggaagatgtcAGAACATCAAAGAAAAGACCTGCTTCTTCCCCTGCCATCAAGTCTCAG aagaaaatgaaaatggacatggaggaggatgatgacgacgatgatgagGACGATGAcgaagatgatgatgacga GGATGATGAcgaggatgatgaagatgaggagagcAAAGACGAAGAGTCACCTGTTAAG GCCAAGCAGACACCATCCAAAAAAGCCCCTGCTCAGAATGGCAAGAGTTCGAAACCCAACACTCCAGCCAAGGCGCAG GCAAAGACTCCTAAAGGTAAGGGTGAGAAGTCCCCTAAAGCCCCACCAACTCCCAAAGCTGAATTATCACTTCCTGAGATTAAAGCCAAGATACTTGAGTCAGTGAAGAAG ggAGTAACATTACCTAAAATCCAGCCCAAGTTTGAGAACTTTGTGAAGCACGGTTATAGAGTCTCAGATACCAAG gtTGTTCTGGAGCTGTGGAAGTGGAGGCAGACGGTGAAGGATGCTAAATAA